GAACAGCGCGATCCGCGCGTCCGTGCGCGGCGCGCGCTCGGCGAAGGCCCGGGGCAGCCCCTCGATGCCCTCCGTCGCCACCAGCTGCCCGGCCCGGACGCACCGGTTCATCTGGGCGAAGAAGCTCATCGGCACCTCGGCGAACTCGCCGCGGATCCAGTCGTGCGTCTCCTCGTCGAGCCGGGCGTGCGACCACAGGGCCGGCCGGCCGCTGCCGTACGTGAAGCTCACCATGCGGCACACCGAGTTCCGGCACTCCGGATGGGTGGCGCGCACGAACCACACCATCGCCCGGGAGACCGGACCGGCCGGCCGGTCGCCCCAGGCCGGCGAGATGGCCGGCATCAGCCGGGAGACCAGCGGCGCCAGCCGGGCCAGCTTGAACGTGGAGAGCCGCGGGACGACCGGGTGCAGCGACACCGCGTTGCTCACCACCGTCTCCACCTGGGGGAGCAGCCCGGCCGTCAGCGCCATCATGAAGGAGGTCGAACCCTGGCAGTGCACCACCGCCTTGAGCCGGTCCGTGCCGGTCGCCGCCAGCACGTGCGCGACCGCGGCGGGATGGTCGTACGCGGCGGCCTGGTCCAGCGTCCAGGGCACCGGGTCGAGGTCGATCGAGGCACGCCAGTTCAGCAGCCAGACGTCCCAGCCGGCGTCGATCAGCGCGTCGACGAAGGTGCGGGGCAGCGGCGGCCGGAACAGCTCGGCCCGCACTCCCGCACCGTGCACGACGAGCACCGGCCCCTTGGCGGGCGGGTGCTTCCCCTGGACGTGCACCAGGGTCAGCGGGCGCCCGTCGAGCGCGGTGAACGGCTGTACCTCGGTGCGGTGGTCACGACGGGTCGTGGGCCCGTCCGGCGTGCGGGTGGTCATCGCGTTCACGCTCCCCGGGAGATCACGAAGGGCGGCTCGATCAGCCGGACCGTCGGCACCTCGGCCGGCACCGGCCGTTTCGCGGGCACCAGGCGTCTCGGCGCCGGCGTCCCGCCGGCGGTCCGGACGGAGGACCGGCCGCCGGTCGGGTCCTCGCGCAGCTCCCAGTCGCGGCAGATCGTGGCGAGGGCCAGCGGGTGCACGGTGAGGTCGCCGCCCGGGGCGATGTGCAGCCGCAGGAAGCCCTTGTGGTCCTCGATGGACTGGCCCGACATCTGCCACTCCGCCGCCACGCCGCCGCGCACGGACAGCACCCACAGCGCGAAGACGCCGGAGCCCACCACCGCGCCGAACAGGGCGGCGGCGGCCAGACAGACCAGCAGCACGGCCCAGCCCGGCCAGGACGCGGGGAAGGGCAGGGCCACGGTGACGGCCAGCGCCGCCAGCGTCACCGCGGCCTGCGCCAGTGCGGCGACCCCGGCCCGGGAGGGCGCGGAGGCCTTCCGCCTGCGCAGCAGCCGGCCGAGGAAACCGAGCAGCAGCAGCCCGCCGGCCACGCCCAGGCACACCGCTGCGAAGCCCCAGAAGTCGTCGAGCCCGGACCGGCGCACGGCGTCGACGGGACGCGTCACCCCCTCCGAGAGGGCGAACAGCAGGCTCGCCAGCAGGAAGAGCACGGCGTGCACCCCCGCGGCGAGGGGCGCGAAGCCCGCGTTGCGCCAGGGCAGCCAGCGCCCCGACCAGGGCACCGCGATGCCCCGGGCCAGCCGCCGGGACTCCGCGGCGTCGGGGTACGTGGTCGCCATCCGGGCGAACTCCACCGGCGGATCGTCCTTGTCGCGCAGCCGCGACCCGTGCGGCGGCAGCGGCAGCACCGTCGGCAGCCGGTGGGTCGCCGCGAGGTACGCGCCGCCGAGCCCGCAGGTCACCAGCTGCCGCCGGGCCGGATCCGGGGCCCCGGCCGGGGCGTCGGGCGGCTCGTCGGGCAGCAGCTCGGCGTACCGCGCGTAGTGGTGCCGGTCGCCGGTCAGCCAGAGCCGTACGGACGCGTGCGTCGGCCGCCGCTCGCCCGTCTCGCGGTCGAGGTGGTGGCGGACGACGTTCCGGTCGAACCAGTGCAGGGCGTTGAAGGCGTCCGGGTTCCGGTCCGCGCTCTCCAGCCAGGTCGGCTCGGCCGAGCAGACGATCACCCCGTCCCCGGGCTCCAGGTTCGCCGACAGGTGCTCCTGGAAGTAGCGCAGCTGGGGATCGTCGAAGTACGAGCCCAGCTGGCTGTCCAGGCCGACCAGCCACCACCGCTCGGGCAGCCGCACGCAGAAGTAGCTGCGGCTCTGCCGGGTCTGCCAGCCGCCGATCGGCCGCTGCTGCGTGAACATCCGCAGGAAGGCGGTCAGCCCGTCGTACCAGTCGTGGTTCCCCGGCAGCGCCACCAGCAGCGGCGGGTCCGGAGCCGAGGGCAGGGCGGCCCGGTACGGGCCCTTCAGCCGGTCCTCGTAGCCCTGCGCCGAAGCCGTCGGGTACACCTCGTCGCCACCGAGGACGAGCAGCGAGCCCCGGGGCAGCCGCAGTGGTACGTCCCCGGGGCGGGCCCCCGGGGTGCCGCCGTCCGTGCCGTCCGTGCCGTTCCTGCCGTCCGGGCCGTTCGCGTCGTTCGCGTCGGGCCCGGCGGCGCCGTGGACCGCGAGCTCCTCCTCCGCCAGCGCCCAGGCGACCGAGCCC
This DNA window, taken from Streptomyces showdoensis, encodes the following:
- a CDS encoding esterase, with product MTTRTPDGPTTRRDHRTEVQPFTALDGRPLTLVHVQGKHPPAKGPVLVVHGAGVRAELFRPPLPRTFVDALIDAGWDVWLLNWRASIDLDPVPWTLDQAAAYDHPAAVAHVLAATGTDRLKAVVHCQGSTSFMMALTAGLLPQVETVVSNAVSLHPVVPRLSTFKLARLAPLVSRLMPAISPAWGDRPAGPVSRAMVWFVRATHPECRNSVCRMVSFTYGSGRPALWSHARLDEETHDWIRGEFAEVPMSFFAQMNRCVRAGQLVATEGIEGLPRAFAERAPRTDARIALFAGEDNHCFLAESQQRTYDFLNAHRPGRDSLHLLPGYGHLDVFLGRHAATDTYPLILEELAR